Genomic window (Cellulosilyticum lentocellum DSM 5427):
ACATTTCATAGATCATAGGAGCTAACTAGTGTGTCTGCTATCTTGCTTAGTTAAAGACTTGATTCTTAACGAGGAAATTTATTAAATTAATTGACAAATTAGTTTTGACTGAATATAATAGGCATATGAATAGTTAGTAACAAAAAGTTACTAAGTTGAAAGTGGTTGTATTTAACACTAAAATAAAGTTTAAAGCATGATGATTAAAAGGAGGATGATAGTATGAAAAAAGTGCTTATAGTAGTCGATATGCAAAATGATTTTATTACAGGAAGCCTAGGAACCAAAGAAGCTGAGGTTATAGTGCCACGCGTTGTCAAAAAGATAGAAGACTATAAAGCTAGGGGAGAAATGATTTTCTTCACAAGGGACACTCACTTCGAAGATTATTTGACGACTCAAGAGGGGAATAAATTACCAGTAGAACATTGTATTAAATCTACCTGGGGTTGGGAATTAGCAGAACCAATTGAGAAGCTGGTAGAAGCTCATACACCAGTGATTGATAAACTGACTTTTGGTAGCATAGCTTTAGGGGAGCAGATTAAAGTACTTAATGATAAAGAAGCAGTAGAGATAGAGCTTGTTGGTTTGTGTACAGATATTTGCGTTGTTTCTAATGCCATAGTACTTAAAGCTTATTGTCCAGAAATCCCACTAACAGTAGATGCTAGCTGCTGTGCAGGTGTAACACCTGAAACCCATACAAGTGCCTTAACAACCTTGAAGATGTGTCAGGTAAATGTTATTAACGAAAATTAGAAATGGCTATCTAAGGTTTTACATTCATTTACTTTAGCAAAAGGGAAGAGGCATATGACAAATGAGTGTATAGGATAAGGATAGTAGATAAAGGAGGCATAGGTATGATTCGAATAAATGGTAAGCAAATAGAGCCAGGCTATTTTCCAGATGGTACTTTACTTATAAAACACTTCACAAAGAAGAATGAAAAGATACACATTGATTGGCAATACGAAAACAATGAAGAACTTTTAGTAGTGACTTTTTTAACAAGGCATTTACAGGATAAGGGGATTCATGATATTGAGTTATGGATGCCTTATGTGCCAAATGCTAGACAAGATCGCACTAAGAGACCGGAAGATGTGTTTACTTTAAAGTATTTTTGTGAAATGATTAATGCCCTAAATTTTAGTAAGGTTCATGTACTAGACCCTCATTCAGATGTGACCAGTGCGCTACTACATAGGGTAGAGCAGATGTCAGTGAAGCCTTATGTAGAAGAAGCAGTTAAACAAAGTGGCATAGTAGCTAGCAAGGATATTATTTTTTATCCTGATAGTGGTAGTCAGAAACGTTATAGTGAACAATTTCAATTTCCAAATGCTTTTGGGATTAAGCAAAGAGATTGGGAAACAGGTGAGATTAAGGGTTTAGAG
Coding sequences:
- a CDS encoding ribose-phosphate diphosphokinase, which encodes MIRINGKQIEPGYFPDGTLLIKHFTKKNEKIHIDWQYENNEELLVVTFLTRHLQDKGIHDIELWMPYVPNARQDRTKRPEDVFTLKYFCEMINALNFSKVHVLDPHSDVTSALLHRVEQMSVKPYVEEAVKQSGIVASKDIIFYPDSGSQKRYSEQFQFPNAFGIKQRDWETGEIKGLEVSGHLPKEPFNVLIIDDISSFGGTFYFSALKLKALGAKQIDLYVTHCENSILEGKLMEGDLIRRIYTTSSLLTKTHEKITVLPVSYRSQ
- a CDS encoding cysteine hydrolase family protein, which translates into the protein MKKVLIVVDMQNDFITGSLGTKEAEVIVPRVVKKIEDYKARGEMIFFTRDTHFEDYLTTQEGNKLPVEHCIKSTWGWELAEPIEKLVEAHTPVIDKLTFGSIALGEQIKVLNDKEAVEIELVGLCTDICVVSNAIVLKAYCPEIPLTVDASCCAGVTPETHTSALTTLKMCQVNVINEN